Proteins co-encoded in one Populus trichocarpa isolate Nisqually-1 chromosome 10, P.trichocarpa_v4.1, whole genome shotgun sequence genomic window:
- the LOC18102329 gene encoding dual specificity protein phosphatase 1 isoform X1, with protein sequence MNNQIDDSIKNQEAALLRVINVARFFKGDDVPCQIEEGLFLGSVGAATNKDALNSKNITHILTVANSLPPSFPNDFVYEVIGVTDRNDTNLRQYFDKCFNFIDEAKRQGGGVLVHCFVGRSRSVTIVVAYLMKRHGMRLSEALAHVKSKRPQAGPNSGFISQLQDFEKSLQGISS encoded by the exons ATGAATAATCAGATTGATGATTCGATCAAGAATCAAGAAGCAGCACTTTTGCGAGTTATAAATGTAGCTAGATTCTTCAAGGGAGATGATGTTCCATGCCAGATTGAAGAG GGCCTATTCTTGGGTTCTGTGGGTGCTGCTACTAACAAGGATGCACTTAATAGCAAGAATATTACACACATCTTAACTGTAGCTAATTCATTGCCTCCCTCTTTTCCAAATGATTTTGTATATGAAGTCATTGGAG TCACGGATAGAAATGACACCAATTTAAGGCAGTACTTCGACAAgtgtttcaattttattgacGAAGCCAAGAGGCAGGGAGGTGGTGTTTTGGTCCATTGCTTTGTTGGAAGGTCCCGAAG TGTGACTATTGTTGTTGCTTATTTGATGAAAAGGCATGGAATGAGACTATCTGAAGCTTTGGCACATGTGAAGAGTAAAAGGCCTCAGGCTGGACCTAATTCTGGTTTCATCTCACAGCTTCAAGACTTTGAGAAATCTCTTCAAG GTATCTCTTCATAA
- the LOC18102329 gene encoding dual specificity protein phosphatase 1 isoform X2 produces the protein MNNQIDDSIKNQEAALLRVINVARFFKGDDVPCQIEEGLFLGSVGAATNKDALNSKNITHILTVANSLPPSFPNDFVYEVIGVTDRNDTNLRQYFDKCFNFIDEAKRQGGGVLVHCFVGRSRSVTIVVAYLMKRHGMRLSEALAHVKSKRPQAGPNSGFISQLQDFEKSLQEME, from the exons ATGAATAATCAGATTGATGATTCGATCAAGAATCAAGAAGCAGCACTTTTGCGAGTTATAAATGTAGCTAGATTCTTCAAGGGAGATGATGTTCCATGCCAGATTGAAGAG GGCCTATTCTTGGGTTCTGTGGGTGCTGCTACTAACAAGGATGCACTTAATAGCAAGAATATTACACACATCTTAACTGTAGCTAATTCATTGCCTCCCTCTTTTCCAAATGATTTTGTATATGAAGTCATTGGAG TCACGGATAGAAATGACACCAATTTAAGGCAGTACTTCGACAAgtgtttcaattttattgacGAAGCCAAGAGGCAGGGAGGTGGTGTTTTGGTCCATTGCTTTGTTGGAAGGTCCCGAAG TGTGACTATTGTTGTTGCTTATTTGATGAAAAGGCATGGAATGAGACTATCTGAAGCTTTGGCACATGTGAAGAGTAAAAGGCCTCAGGCTGGACCTAATTCTGGTTTCATCTCACAGCTTCAAGACTTTGAGAAATCTCTTCAAG AGATGGAGTAA